A window from Drosophila kikkawai strain 14028-0561.14 chromosome 2L, DkikHiC1v2, whole genome shotgun sequence encodes these proteins:
- the LOC108076964 gene encoding uncharacterized protein — translation MSTAEDNDTDSNSNNKADDIERNVGGAETPLPAELVPPPPPITPQPSPRSLDKRLNPNAPVFIPQCKAEVLAAKLFDSLGPYTRWSTASSEDISYGPRFDSIWREFSVEQLHSIDPVFDGDSNEEMVDLELDEHQAMNIGAESYDPKLSRSASNPMAHSDVEVVIDIVGDVQPQLEQSQDQTPAEERNYSGKPLQPRYAKIGRRCCIIM, via the exons ATGTCTACCGCCGAGGATAACGACACCGACAGCAACAGTAACAACAAGGCCGACGACATTGAACGGAATGTGGGTGGTGCCGAGACCCCGCTCCCTGCCGAACTGGTACCCCCACCGCCGCCGATCACTCCCCAGCCCAGTCCAAGATCCTTAGACAAACGCCTCAATCCGAACGCCCCGGTATTTATACCGCAGTGCAAGGCCGAAGTGCTGGCCGCCAAGCTTTTCGATAGTT TGGGACCCTACACCCGTTGGAGCACGGCCTCATCGGAGGACATATCCTATGGACCGCGTTTCGATTCCATTTGGCGGGAGTTCAGCGTGGAACAGCTGCACTCAATCGATCCCGTCTTTGATGGCGACTCCAACGAGGAGATGGTTGACCTTGAGCTGGACGAGCATCAGGCTATGAATATAGGAGCCGAGTCATATGACCCCAAGCTGAGCAGGAGTGCAAGCAACCCAATGGCCCATTCTGATGTAGAGGTGGTCATTGATATCGTGGGAGATGTGCAGCCACAATTGGAGCAGTCGCAGGATCAGACACCGGCGGAGGAACGAAACTATAGCGGCAAGCCATTACAGCCACGCTACGCCAAAATAGGTAGACGATGCTGTATTATTATGTAG